The proteins below come from a single Desulfomicrobium escambiense DSM 10707 genomic window:
- a CDS encoding GAF domain-containing sensor histidine kinase: MTNGIDPNHPFEPKSKRGLMIAFVSLVFVVAIAYLLWRIHAVDVQRKELALVQFKADTASLAGGLEYFFLERHHDLEVVVESRAVETYFENVALGKSSRFEMPGSLQEVETLFAKTLAARQVGVSPVFEALALMDAAGGVLTRAFSASGNATSVGHIPKRELWSGSQPVHDDGFSWTILDAPGTPHPSILMAHPVLHAGKEVGQIVARLSFPRLLQNLFKDDGSMRPRAHFLGYDGRYLYSQTGTRLNFPQAFTGLNEDVSLLPSMPDIGTHLRNRTGPCLVAMAPVFGSSFKIFAVIPENILLGSPTWPLSLLIALLSVMLLAGVVFIVRANTERAVLVARNEEQGRSGRELRKRMDEFNTLFNALPGAAFCKDARGVYVMANSATCERAGMTPEELVGKRDHEVFPKHLADKFVRDDAELLSGARTSLDSEDVFEYPDRTIISATRKVAVVHGDGTIGGIIGLSIDMSDTKRIEEELRQSNALQRVIMELAIGFVNIPLEEMDQGILNALTMVGEFAKVDRSYLFAYDFESRVMNNTHEWCAPGISPEKDNLQGVPTELLPEWVNAHLRNELIHVPDVLAMPADAPLRQILEAQDIRTLITLPLVHGSRCFGFVGFDAVRESKTWTETEISLLKVMAGLLTNAELRRLYEKALHEAKGFAEEAYREIEQRIRERTMELAQANAQLHEEMSERLRALRDLNLIQDAISAILIVVDGQGLVFRWSAAAHKAFGLAAAEAEGLPFMELPIAWDWESVRHGVEHCRETGTVFKAASVRYDRADGSAACLVLTVSPLLAEDQVQSGYLVLGEDITEVKMLEARLSQAAKLEAIGQLAAGIAHEINTPTQFVSDSVTFLQDVFEDMDRVVVSVEGLCAEAEGAQVSALDRVCPILSEIDMDFVRPEVPRTFERIFDGIQRISSIVQAMNRFSHARGVGKKLVNVNEIIENTLVISRNEWKYVADVETDFDPDLSAVYGLADEIGQVFLNIVINAAHAIADKVAGTDGKGHIFISTRKLGDCLETRITDTGAGIPKDVGDKVFNLFFTTKELGKGTGQGLAIAYDIVVNKHGGLITYTSESGIGTTFIVQLPLGGESVCSLQEETNA; this comes from the coding sequence ATGACGAACGGAATCGACCCCAACCATCCCTTCGAACCGAAATCCAAACGGGGCTTGATGATTGCCTTCGTCAGCCTCGTCTTCGTGGTGGCGATAGCGTATCTGCTGTGGCGGATTCATGCGGTCGACGTCCAGCGAAAGGAACTGGCCCTGGTCCAGTTCAAGGCGGATACGGCCAGTCTGGCCGGCGGCCTGGAATACTTCTTTCTGGAGCGGCACCACGACCTGGAAGTCGTGGTCGAAAGCAGGGCTGTGGAGACGTATTTTGAAAACGTGGCCCTGGGGAAGTCCAGCCGTTTTGAGATGCCGGGCAGCCTGCAGGAGGTTGAAACCCTCTTCGCCAAAACCCTCGCCGCACGGCAAGTCGGAGTGTCGCCGGTATTCGAGGCGCTCGCCCTTATGGACGCTGCGGGTGGTGTCCTGACGCGAGCGTTTTCGGCTTCGGGGAACGCGACATCCGTCGGGCATATCCCAAAACGCGAACTGTGGTCCGGATCGCAGCCGGTCCATGACGACGGCTTTTCCTGGACCATCCTGGACGCCCCCGGGACCCCGCACCCCTCCATTCTCATGGCGCACCCTGTCCTGCACGCGGGAAAGGAGGTCGGGCAGATTGTCGCGCGGCTGTCCTTTCCGCGTCTCCTGCAGAACCTGTTCAAGGACGACGGCTCGATGAGGCCGAGGGCTCATTTTCTCGGCTACGACGGCCGATACCTCTATTCGCAGACAGGAACGCGGCTGAACTTTCCGCAGGCGTTCACCGGACTGAACGAAGATGTCAGCCTCCTGCCGTCGATGCCGGACATCGGGACACACCTTCGGAACCGGACCGGCCCCTGTCTGGTCGCGATGGCGCCTGTCTTCGGCTCGTCCTTCAAGATTTTCGCCGTCATCCCGGAAAACATCCTTCTCGGTTCGCCTACCTGGCCCCTGTCCCTGCTGATCGCACTGCTGAGCGTCATGCTGCTGGCCGGGGTCGTGTTCATCGTTCGCGCCAATACGGAGCGCGCCGTCCTTGTCGCCCGCAACGAGGAGCAGGGTCGTTCGGGGAGGGAACTGCGCAAGCGCATGGACGAGTTCAACACCCTCTTCAATGCCCTGCCGGGAGCGGCGTTCTGCAAGGATGCCCGCGGTGTCTATGTGATGGCCAACTCCGCCACCTGCGAGCGGGCCGGGATGACCCCCGAGGAACTTGTCGGCAAGCGCGACCACGAGGTATTCCCGAAGCATCTGGCGGACAAGTTCGTACGTGACGATGCGGAACTGCTGAGCGGCGCGCGCACCAGCCTCGATTCGGAGGATGTCTTCGAATACCCGGACCGGACCATAATCTCGGCGACGCGCAAGGTGGCCGTAGTCCATGGGGACGGGACCATCGGCGGCATCATCGGGCTGAGCATCGACATGTCCGACACGAAGCGGATCGAGGAGGAACTGCGGCAGAGCAACGCTCTGCAGCGGGTGATCATGGAACTGGCCATCGGTTTCGTGAACATCCCGCTGGAAGAGATGGACCAGGGGATACTCAACGCCCTGACCATGGTCGGGGAGTTCGCCAAGGTGGATCGGTCCTATCTCTTTGCCTACGATTTCGAGTCGAGGGTCATGAACAACACCCACGAATGGTGCGCTCCGGGCATCTCCCCGGAAAAGGACAACCTGCAGGGCGTTCCGACCGAACTCCTCCCGGAGTGGGTCAACGCGCATCTGCGCAACGAACTCATCCACGTTCCGGACGTCCTGGCCATGCCGGCCGACGCCCCCCTGCGCCAGATCCTCGAAGCCCAGGACATACGGACGCTCATCACGCTGCCGCTGGTGCACGGGTCGCGCTGCTTCGGTTTCGTCGGTTTCGACGCAGTCCGGGAGAGCAAGACGTGGACTGAAACGGAAATCAGCCTGCTCAAGGTCATGGCCGGACTCCTGACCAACGCCGAGTTGCGGCGCCTCTACGAGAAGGCTCTTCATGAAGCCAAGGGGTTCGCCGAAGAGGCCTATAGGGAGATCGAGCAACGCATCCGGGAGCGGACCATGGAACTGGCCCAGGCCAATGCCCAGTTGCACGAGGAAATGTCCGAGCGCCTGCGCGCGTTGCGCGACTTGAACCTCATCCAGGACGCCATCTCGGCCATCCTCATCGTCGTCGACGGACAGGGCCTGGTTTTCCGCTGGAGCGCGGCCGCGCACAAAGCCTTCGGTCTGGCGGCCGCCGAGGCCGAAGGCCTGCCTTTCATGGAACTGCCCATCGCCTGGGACTGGGAGAGCGTCAGGCACGGCGTGGAACACTGCCGGGAGACCGGGACGGTCTTCAAGGCCGCGAGCGTCCGCTACGACCGCGCCGACGGGTCCGCCGCCTGTCTGGTCCTGACCGTCAGCCCTCTGCTGGCCGAGGATCAGGTTCAATCGGGCTATCTGGTCCTGGGCGAGGACATCACGGAGGTGAAGATGCTGGAGGCCAGACTGTCCCAGGCCGCCAAGCTGGAGGCCATCGGCCAGCTCGCGGCGGGCATCGCCCACGAGATCAACACCCCGACGCAGTTCGTCAGCGATTCCGTGACGTTCCTGCAGGACGTCTTCGAGGACATGGACCGGGTCGTCGTCTCCGTCGAGGGGCTGTGCGCCGAGGCCGAAGGCGCGCAGGTCAGCGCGCTGGACCGGGTTTGCCCCATCCTGTCGGAGATCGACATGGATTTTGTCAGACCCGAAGTGCCCAGGACCTTCGAACGGATCTTCGACGGCATTCAGCGCATCAGCTCCATCGTCCAGGCCATGAACCGCTTCTCCCATGCCCGCGGCGTCGGCAAGAAGCTCGTCAACGTCAACGAGATCATCGAGAACACCCTGGTCATTTCCCGCAACGAGTGGAAGTACGTGGCGGACGTGGAGACGGACTTCGACCCGGACCTGAGCGCCGTATACGGCCTCGCGGACGAAATCGGGCAGGTCTTCCTGAACATCGTCATCAACGCGGCCCACGCCATCGCCGACAAGGTCGCCGGCACGGACGGGAAGGGGCACATTTTCATCAGTACCAGGAAGTTAGGGGACTGCCTGGAAACCCGTATCACGGATACGGGGGCCGGGATTCCCAAGGATGTCGGCGACAAGGTTTTCAACCTCTTCTTCACCACCAAGGAATTGGGGAAGGGCACCGGCCAGGGGCTGGCCATCGCCTACGACATCGTGGTCAACAAGCACGGCGGGTTGATCACCTACACGTCCGAGTCGGGCATCGGGACCACGTTCATCGTTCAATTGCCCCTGGGCGGGGAATCCGTCTGCAGCTTGCAGGAGGAAACAAACGCATGA
- a CDS encoding response regulator codes for MKPKILFVDDEQNILDSLRLSLRNMRGEWDMTFALGGRAALDALAQSPHDVVVSDMRMPGMDGAELLKTIQYRNPEMARIILSGYSDREGVLKNICLAHQYLSKPCRTQDLVQAINKALDLHGILAGRDLKRLVARIETLPVLPSVYTELVATLADKNAPLKRVGDILARDMALTASVLRVVNCSFFGFSARVSSIHQAATLLGTQTLRTLVLSTHLFSTLEESGSERFSVRLLWDHCIRVAGFAKCIAEKEGLPDLVRDDCFIAAMLHDIGKLILRTGLPQEFRLVLDKVRAENCPVHVAEMEILGTTHAEVGAYLLGLWGFSHEQMGAVRWHQVPESGSEPLMSPQTVLHIANSLDHELVRIHEGYAQRPLDDCWASWPDWQVRIDSWRQVCMQDLAQGAVC; via the coding sequence ATGAAGCCGAAAATATTGTTCGTCGACGACGAGCAGAACATCCTCGACAGCCTCAGGCTGAGCCTGCGCAACATGCGCGGGGAGTGGGACATGACCTTCGCCCTGGGCGGAAGGGCGGCCCTGGACGCGTTGGCGCAGTCTCCCCACGACGTGGTGGTGTCCGACATGCGCATGCCGGGCATGGACGGCGCGGAGCTGCTGAAGACGATCCAGTACCGCAACCCGGAAATGGCCCGGATCATCCTGTCCGGGTATTCCGACAGGGAAGGCGTGCTCAAGAACATCTGTCTCGCCCATCAGTACCTGAGCAAACCGTGCCGCACCCAGGACCTTGTCCAGGCCATCAACAAGGCCCTGGATCTGCATGGCATCCTCGCCGGCCGGGACTTGAAGCGGCTCGTCGCCAGGATCGAAACCCTGCCAGTCCTGCCGAGCGTGTACACCGAGCTGGTCGCGACCCTGGCCGACAAGAACGCGCCCCTGAAACGTGTCGGCGACATCCTTGCCAGGGACATGGCCTTGACTGCGTCCGTGCTGCGCGTGGTCAACTGTTCCTTCTTCGGCTTCTCCGCGCGGGTGTCGAGCATCCATCAGGCGGCGACCCTGCTCGGCACGCAGACCCTCAGAACCCTGGTGCTCTCGACGCATCTGTTCTCGACCCTGGAGGAGAGCGGTTCCGAGCGGTTTTCGGTTCGCCTGCTCTGGGATCACTGCATCCGGGTGGCCGGCTTCGCCAAATGCATCGCCGAAAAGGAGGGCCTCCCCGACCTGGTCCGGGACGACTGCTTCATCGCCGCCATGCTGCACGACATCGGCAAACTCATCCTGCGCACTGGGCTGCCGCAGGAATTCCGGCTCGTGCTGGACAAGGTCCGGGCGGAAAACTGTCCCGTCCATGTCGCCGAAATGGAGATTCTCGGGACGACCCACGCGGAGGTCGGAGCCTATCTTCTGGGTCTGTGGGGCTTCAGTCACGAGCAGATGGGGGCGGTGCGCTGGCATCAGGTCCCGGAGTCCGGTTCGGAGCCGCTCATGTCCCCGCAGACGGTCCTGCACATCGCCAATTCCCTCGATCACGAACTGGTCCGCATTCATGAAGGGTACGCGCAGCGCCCCCTGGATGATTGCTGGGCGTCGTGGCCGGATTGGCAGGTGAGGATCGATTCGTGGCGCCAGGTGTGCATGCAGGATCTCGCCCAAGGGGCCGTGTGTTAG